The window CCCAGCACGACACGCTGGCCAACATCGGCCGCATCACCTTGCAGTTGCTGGTGCCCTTTGTGGCAGGCCACCTGCTACGCCCGTGGATTGGCGGCTTTGTGCAGCGCCGGGCGGCAGCGCTCAAGCTGGTGGACCAGGGCTCCATCCTGCTGGTGGTGTTCACCGCCTTCAGCGCTGCGGTGGTCGAAGGGCTGTGGCGGCAGTTGCCAGCGTCTGCGCTGCTGGGCCTGGTGGTCGTGTGTGCCGTGCTGCTGACCTTGGCGCTGGTGACCACCACCTGGGTGGCGCGGCGCATGGGATTCTCCAAGGAGGACGAAATCACCCTGGTGTTCTGCGGCTCCAAGAAGAGCCTGGCCAGCGGCGTGCCCATGGCCAAGGTGCTGTTTGCATCGCATGCAGTGGGCGCCATCGTGCTGCCCATCATGGTGTTCCACCAAATGCAGCTGATGGTGTGCGCGGTGCTGGCGCAGCGCTATGCGCGGCGCAGCGTGTAGGTAACGAGGCCGCTATATTTTGTATAGCTGCAAACGCATGAAGAGCATGCGCCTGCGGCCCAAAAGGCTTCAACTCTGCTCGTTGAGCGTGCGCAGGCGGCTGGGCGCCAGGGCACCGGCCGATTCCAGAATGGGATAGGCCACCGAGCACAGCAGCGAGTTGATGCGCTTGAGTTCACTGATCAGGTCGATGTGCAGCGAGCTGGTCTCGATGCTCTGCACCGTGTTGTCTGACAGGCGTGCCAGATGGGTGGCCGAGTAGGCGTGTTCCAGGTCGCGGAAGCGTGCTTTTTCTTCGAGCAACTTTTGCGCGTCGCGCACGCTGCCGTTCAAGAACACGCTCATCG of the Acidovorax sp. 107 genome contains:
- a CDS encoding bile acid:sodium symporter family protein is translated as MARSRFLPDNFTLALLGTVTLASVLPASGVAAQALEGITVAAVALLFFLHGAKLSRDAIVAGLSHWRLHLVVVGTTFVLFPLLGWALRPVLLPLVTPGLYTGILYLCVLPATVQSAIAFTAMARGNMPAAICSASASTLLGIVITPLLVGLLLPEAQQQAGAAQHDTLANIGRITLQLLVPFVAGHLLRPWIGGFVQRRAAALKLVDQGSILLVVFTAFSAAVVEGLWRQLPASALLGLVVVCAVLLTLALVTTTWVARRMGFSKEDEITLVFCGSKKSLASGVPMAKVLFASHAVGAIVLPIMVFHQMQLMVCAVLAQRYARRSV